In Lycium ferocissimum isolate CSIRO_LF1 chromosome 11, AGI_CSIRO_Lferr_CH_V1, whole genome shotgun sequence, a single genomic region encodes these proteins:
- the LOC132037426 gene encoding nuclear/nucleolar GTPase 2-like, which translates to MAKNKTRGRSNATSRRLKMYNNRPKRDRKGKILKHDFQSKKLPSTRIQPDRRWFINTRVISREKLESFREEIDARISSNYNVILNEGKLPVSLLNDHKKKGKARYLDSDTSADALGAKTKRKTPKHFESSAKKADMS; encoded by the exons ATGGCGAAGAATAAAACTCGCGGCCGTAGCAACGCCACTAGTCGGAGGCTCAAGATGTACAATAATAGGCCAAAACGTGATCGTAAAGGCAAAATATTAAAGCATGATTTTCAATCAAAGAAGCTTCCATCAACACGTATACAGCCAGATCGCCGTTGGTTCA TTAATACTCGGGTGATCAGTCGGGAGAAATTGGAATCCTTTAGAGAAGAGATCGATGCTCGGATTTCCAgtaactacaatgttatattgaATGAAGGGAAATTGCCCGTGTCCCTTTTGAATGATCACAAGAAG aaaggaaaagcTCGTTATCTTGACAGTGACACTTCTGCCGATGCTTTAGGAGCTAAAACAAAGAGGAAAACCCCGAAACATTTTGAATCATCAGCCAAGAAGGCTGATATGTCTTAa
- the LOC132037121 gene encoding nuclear/nucleolar GTPase 2-like, whose protein sequence is MYNNRPKRDRKGKILKHDFQSKKLPSTRIQPDRRWFINTQVISREKLESFREEIDSRLSSNYNVILNEGKLLMSLLNDHKKKGKTHHLDNEPSADALEPKTKTKLPKHLESLAKKADMS, encoded by the exons ATGTATAATAATAGGCCAAAACGTGATCGTAAGGGAAAAATATTGAAGCATGATTTTCAATCAAAGAAGCTTCCATCGACAAGGATACAGCCAGATCGTCGTTGGTTCA TCAATACTCAAGTGATCAGTCGGGAGAAATTGGAATCCTTTAGAGAAGAGATCGACAGTCGGCTTTCTAGTAACTACAATGTTATTTTGAATGAAGGGAAATTGCTCATGTCCCTTTTGAATGATCACAAGAAG aaaggaaaaactCATCATCTTGACAATGAGCCTTCTGCTGATGCTTTAGAACCTAAAACAAAGACGAAACTACCAAAACATCTTGAATCATTAGCCAAGAAGGCTGATATGTCTTAA